From Pan paniscus chromosome 9, NHGRI_mPanPan1-v2.0_pri, whole genome shotgun sequence, the proteins below share one genomic window:
- the MCAM gene encoding cell surface glycoprotein MUC18 isoform X1, which produces MGLPRLVCAFLLAACCCCPRVAGVPGEAEQPAPELVEVEVGSTALLKCGLSQSQGNLSHVDWFSVHKEKRTLIFRVRQGQGQSEPGEYEQRLSLQDRGATLALTQVTPQDERIFLCQGKRPRSQEYRIRLRVYKAPEEPNIQVNPLGIPVNSKEPEEVATCVGRNGYPIPQVIWYKNGRPLKEEKNRVHIQSSQTVESSGLYTLQSILKAQLVKEDKDAQFYCELNYRLPSGNHMKESREVTVPVFYPTEKVWLEVEPVGMLKEGDRVEIRCLADGNPPPHFSISKQNPSTREAEEETTNDNGVLVLEPARKEHSGRYECQGLDLDTMISLLSEPQELLVNYVSDVRVSPAAPEREEGGSLTLTCEAESSQDLEFQWLREETGQVLERGPVLQLHDLKREAGGGYRCVASVPSIPGLNRTQLVNVAIFGPPWMAFKERKVRVKENMVLNLSCEASGHPRPTISWNVNGTASEQDQDPQRVLSTLNVLVTPELLETGVECTASNDLGKNTSVLFLELVNLTTLTPDSNTTTGLSTSTASPHTRANSTSTERKLPEPESRGVVIVAVIVCILVLAVLGAVLYFLYKKGKLPCRRSGKQEITLPPSRKSEFVVEVKSDKLPEEMGLLQGSSGDKRAPGDQGEKYIDLRH; this is translated from the exons ATggggcttcccaggctggtctgcgcCTTCTTGCTCGCCGCCTGCTGCTGCTGTCCTCGCGTCgcgg GTGTGCCCGGAGAGGCTGAGCAGCCTGCGCCTGAGCTGGTGGAGGTGGAAGTGGGCAGCACAGCCCTTCTGAAGTGCGGCCTCTCCCAGTCCCAAGGCAACCTCAGCCATGTCGACTGGTTTTCT GTCCACAAGGAGAAGCGGACGCTCATCTTCCGTGTgcgccagggccagggccagagcGAACCTGGGGAGTACGAGCAGCGGCTCAGCCTCCAGGACAGAGGGGCTACTCTGGCCCTGACTCAAGTCACCCCCCAAGACGAGCGCATCTTCTTGTGCCAGGGCAAGCGCCCTCGGTCCCAGGAGTACCGCATCCGGCTCCGCGTCTACA AAGCTCCGGAGGAGCCAAACATCCAGGTCAACCCCCTGGGCATCCCTGTGAACAGTAAGGAGCCTGAGGAG GTCGCTACCTGTGTAGGGAGGAACGGGTACCCCATTCCTCAAGTCATCTGGTACAAGAATGGCCGGCCTCTGAAGGAGGAGAAGAACC GGGTCCACATTCAGTCGTCCCAGACTGTGGAGTCGAGTGGTTTGTACACCTTGCAGAGTATTCTGAAGGCACAGCTGGTTAaagaagacaaagatgcccagTTTTACTGTGAGCTCAACTACCGGCTGCCCAGTGGGAACCACATGAAGGAGTCCAGGGAAGTCACCGTCCCTGTTTTCT ACCCGACAGAGAAAGTGTGGTTGGAAGTGGAGCCCGTGGGAATGCTGAAGGAAGGGGACCGCGTGGAAATCAGGTGTTTGGCTGATGGCAACCCTCCACCACACTTCAGCATCAGCAAGCAG AACCCCAgcaccagggaggcagaggaagagacaACCAACGACAATGGGGTCCTGGTGCTGGAGCCTGCCCGGAAGGAACACAGTGGGCGCTATGAATGTCAGGGCCTGGACTTGGACACCATGATATCGCTGCTGAGTGAACCACAGGAACTACTGGTGAACT ATGTGTCTGACGTCCGAGTGAGTCCCGCAGCCCCTGAGAGAGAGGAAGGCGGCAGCCTCACCCTGACCTGTGAGGCAGAGAGTAGCCAGGACCTCGAGTTCCAGTGGCTGAGAGAAGAG ACAGGCCAGGTGCTGGAAAGGGGGCCTGTGCTTCAGTTGCATGACCTGAAGCGGGAGGCAGGAGGCGGCTATCGCTGCGTGGCATCTGTGCCCAGCATACCCGGCCTGAACCGCACACAGCTGGTCAACGTGGCCATTTTTG GCCCCCCTTGGATGGCATTCAAGGAGAGGAAGGTGCGGGTGAAAGAGAATATGGTGTTGAATCTGTCTTGTGAAGCGTCAGGGCACCCCCGGCCCACCATCTCCTGGAACGTCAACGGCACG GCAAGTGAACAAGACCAAGATCCACAGCGAGTCCTGAGCACCCTGAATGTCCTCGTGACCCCGGAGCTGTTGGAGACAGGTGTTGAATGCACGGCCTCCAACGACCTGGGCAAAAACACCAGCGTCCTCTTCCTGGAGCTGG tCAATTTAACCACCCTCACACCAGACTCCAACACAACCACTGGCCTCAGCACTTCCACTGCCAGTCCTCATACCAGAGCCAACAGCACCTCCACAG AGAGAAAGCTGCCGGAGCCGGAGAGCCGGGGCGTGGTCATCGTGGCTGTGATTGTGTGCATCCTGGTCCTGGCGGTGCTGGGCGCTGTCCTCTATTTCCTCTATAAGAAGGGCAAGCTGCCGTGCAGGCGCTCAGGCAAGCAGGAGAT cacgCTGCCCCCGTCTCGTAAGAGCGAATTTGTAGTTGAAGTTAAGTCAGATAAGCTCCCAGAAGAGATGGGCCTCCTGCAGGGCAGCAGCGGTGACAAGAGGGCTCCGGGAGACCAG GGAGAGAAATACATCGATCTGAGGCATTAG
- the MCAM gene encoding cell surface glycoprotein MUC18 isoform X3, protein MGLPRLVCAFLLAACCCCPRVAGVPGEAEQPAPELVEVEVGSTALLKCGLSQSQGNLSHVDWFSVHKEKRTLIFRVRQGQGQSEPGEYEQRLSLQDRGATLALTQVTPQDERIFLCQGKRPRSQEYRIRLRVYKAPEEPNIQVNPLGIPVNSKEPEEVATCVGRNGYPIPQVIWYKNGRPLKEEKNRVHIQSSQTVESSGLYTLQSILKAQLVKEDKDAQFYCELNYRLPSGNHMKESREVTVPVFYPTEKVWLEVEPVGMLKEGDRVEIRCLADGNPPPHFSISKQNPSTREAEEETTNDNGVLVLEPARKEHSGRYECQGLDLDTMISLLSEPQELLVNYVSDVRVSPAAPEREEGGSLTLTCEAESSQDLEFQWLREETGQVLERGPVLQLHDLKREAGGGYRCVASVPSIPGLNRTQLVNVAIFGPPWMAFKERKVRVKENMVLNLSCEASGHPRPTISWNVNGTASEQDQDPQRVLSTLNVLVTPELLETGVECTASNDLGKNTSVLFLELERKLPEPESRGVVIVAVIVCILVLAVLGAVLYFLYKKGKLPCRRSGKQEITLPPSRKSEFVVEVKSDKLPEEMGLLQGSSGDKRAPGDQGEKYIDLRH, encoded by the exons ATggggcttcccaggctggtctgcgcCTTCTTGCTCGCCGCCTGCTGCTGCTGTCCTCGCGTCgcgg GTGTGCCCGGAGAGGCTGAGCAGCCTGCGCCTGAGCTGGTGGAGGTGGAAGTGGGCAGCACAGCCCTTCTGAAGTGCGGCCTCTCCCAGTCCCAAGGCAACCTCAGCCATGTCGACTGGTTTTCT GTCCACAAGGAGAAGCGGACGCTCATCTTCCGTGTgcgccagggccagggccagagcGAACCTGGGGAGTACGAGCAGCGGCTCAGCCTCCAGGACAGAGGGGCTACTCTGGCCCTGACTCAAGTCACCCCCCAAGACGAGCGCATCTTCTTGTGCCAGGGCAAGCGCCCTCGGTCCCAGGAGTACCGCATCCGGCTCCGCGTCTACA AAGCTCCGGAGGAGCCAAACATCCAGGTCAACCCCCTGGGCATCCCTGTGAACAGTAAGGAGCCTGAGGAG GTCGCTACCTGTGTAGGGAGGAACGGGTACCCCATTCCTCAAGTCATCTGGTACAAGAATGGCCGGCCTCTGAAGGAGGAGAAGAACC GGGTCCACATTCAGTCGTCCCAGACTGTGGAGTCGAGTGGTTTGTACACCTTGCAGAGTATTCTGAAGGCACAGCTGGTTAaagaagacaaagatgcccagTTTTACTGTGAGCTCAACTACCGGCTGCCCAGTGGGAACCACATGAAGGAGTCCAGGGAAGTCACCGTCCCTGTTTTCT ACCCGACAGAGAAAGTGTGGTTGGAAGTGGAGCCCGTGGGAATGCTGAAGGAAGGGGACCGCGTGGAAATCAGGTGTTTGGCTGATGGCAACCCTCCACCACACTTCAGCATCAGCAAGCAG AACCCCAgcaccagggaggcagaggaagagacaACCAACGACAATGGGGTCCTGGTGCTGGAGCCTGCCCGGAAGGAACACAGTGGGCGCTATGAATGTCAGGGCCTGGACTTGGACACCATGATATCGCTGCTGAGTGAACCACAGGAACTACTGGTGAACT ATGTGTCTGACGTCCGAGTGAGTCCCGCAGCCCCTGAGAGAGAGGAAGGCGGCAGCCTCACCCTGACCTGTGAGGCAGAGAGTAGCCAGGACCTCGAGTTCCAGTGGCTGAGAGAAGAG ACAGGCCAGGTGCTGGAAAGGGGGCCTGTGCTTCAGTTGCATGACCTGAAGCGGGAGGCAGGAGGCGGCTATCGCTGCGTGGCATCTGTGCCCAGCATACCCGGCCTGAACCGCACACAGCTGGTCAACGTGGCCATTTTTG GCCCCCCTTGGATGGCATTCAAGGAGAGGAAGGTGCGGGTGAAAGAGAATATGGTGTTGAATCTGTCTTGTGAAGCGTCAGGGCACCCCCGGCCCACCATCTCCTGGAACGTCAACGGCACG GCAAGTGAACAAGACCAAGATCCACAGCGAGTCCTGAGCACCCTGAATGTCCTCGTGACCCCGGAGCTGTTGGAGACAGGTGTTGAATGCACGGCCTCCAACGACCTGGGCAAAAACACCAGCGTCCTCTTCCTGGAGCTGG AGAGAAAGCTGCCGGAGCCGGAGAGCCGGGGCGTGGTCATCGTGGCTGTGATTGTGTGCATCCTGGTCCTGGCGGTGCTGGGCGCTGTCCTCTATTTCCTCTATAAGAAGGGCAAGCTGCCGTGCAGGCGCTCAGGCAAGCAGGAGAT cacgCTGCCCCCGTCTCGTAAGAGCGAATTTGTAGTTGAAGTTAAGTCAGATAAGCTCCCAGAAGAGATGGGCCTCCTGCAGGGCAGCAGCGGTGACAAGAGGGCTCCGGGAGACCAG GGAGAGAAATACATCGATCTGAGGCATTAG
- the MCAM gene encoding cell surface glycoprotein MUC18 isoform X2, with protein MGLPRLVCAFLLAACCCCPRVAGVPGEAEQPAPELVEVEVGSTALLKCGLSQSQGNLSHVDWFSVHKEKRTLIFRVRQGQGQSEPGEYEQRLSLQDRGATLALTQVTPQDERIFLCQGKRPRSQEYRIRLRVYKAPEEPNIQVNPLGIPVNSKEPEEVATCVGRNGYPIPQVIWYKNGRPLKEEKNRVHIQSSQTVESSGLYTLQSILKAQLVKEDKDAQFYCELNYRLPSGNHMKESREVTVPVFYPTEKVWLEVEPVGMLKEGDRVEIRCLADGNPPPHFSISKQNPSTREAEEETTNDNGVLVLEPARKEHSGRYECQGLDLDTMISLLSEPQELLVNYVSDVRVSPAAPEREEGGSLTLTCEAESSQDLEFQWLREETGQVLERGPVLQLHDLKREAGGGYRCVASVPSIPGLNRTQLVNVAIFGPPWMAFKERKVRVKENMVLNLSCEASGHPRPTISWNVNGTASEQDQDPQRVLSTLNVLVTPELLETGVECTASNDLGKNTSVLFLELDSNTTTGLSTSTASPHTRANSTSTERKLPEPESRGVVIVAVIVCILVLAVLGAVLYFLYKKGKLPCRRSGKQEITLPPSRKSEFVVEVKSDKLPEEMGLLQGSSGDKRAPGDQGEKYIDLRH; from the exons ATggggcttcccaggctggtctgcgcCTTCTTGCTCGCCGCCTGCTGCTGCTGTCCTCGCGTCgcgg GTGTGCCCGGAGAGGCTGAGCAGCCTGCGCCTGAGCTGGTGGAGGTGGAAGTGGGCAGCACAGCCCTTCTGAAGTGCGGCCTCTCCCAGTCCCAAGGCAACCTCAGCCATGTCGACTGGTTTTCT GTCCACAAGGAGAAGCGGACGCTCATCTTCCGTGTgcgccagggccagggccagagcGAACCTGGGGAGTACGAGCAGCGGCTCAGCCTCCAGGACAGAGGGGCTACTCTGGCCCTGACTCAAGTCACCCCCCAAGACGAGCGCATCTTCTTGTGCCAGGGCAAGCGCCCTCGGTCCCAGGAGTACCGCATCCGGCTCCGCGTCTACA AAGCTCCGGAGGAGCCAAACATCCAGGTCAACCCCCTGGGCATCCCTGTGAACAGTAAGGAGCCTGAGGAG GTCGCTACCTGTGTAGGGAGGAACGGGTACCCCATTCCTCAAGTCATCTGGTACAAGAATGGCCGGCCTCTGAAGGAGGAGAAGAACC GGGTCCACATTCAGTCGTCCCAGACTGTGGAGTCGAGTGGTTTGTACACCTTGCAGAGTATTCTGAAGGCACAGCTGGTTAaagaagacaaagatgcccagTTTTACTGTGAGCTCAACTACCGGCTGCCCAGTGGGAACCACATGAAGGAGTCCAGGGAAGTCACCGTCCCTGTTTTCT ACCCGACAGAGAAAGTGTGGTTGGAAGTGGAGCCCGTGGGAATGCTGAAGGAAGGGGACCGCGTGGAAATCAGGTGTTTGGCTGATGGCAACCCTCCACCACACTTCAGCATCAGCAAGCAG AACCCCAgcaccagggaggcagaggaagagacaACCAACGACAATGGGGTCCTGGTGCTGGAGCCTGCCCGGAAGGAACACAGTGGGCGCTATGAATGTCAGGGCCTGGACTTGGACACCATGATATCGCTGCTGAGTGAACCACAGGAACTACTGGTGAACT ATGTGTCTGACGTCCGAGTGAGTCCCGCAGCCCCTGAGAGAGAGGAAGGCGGCAGCCTCACCCTGACCTGTGAGGCAGAGAGTAGCCAGGACCTCGAGTTCCAGTGGCTGAGAGAAGAG ACAGGCCAGGTGCTGGAAAGGGGGCCTGTGCTTCAGTTGCATGACCTGAAGCGGGAGGCAGGAGGCGGCTATCGCTGCGTGGCATCTGTGCCCAGCATACCCGGCCTGAACCGCACACAGCTGGTCAACGTGGCCATTTTTG GCCCCCCTTGGATGGCATTCAAGGAGAGGAAGGTGCGGGTGAAAGAGAATATGGTGTTGAATCTGTCTTGTGAAGCGTCAGGGCACCCCCGGCCCACCATCTCCTGGAACGTCAACGGCACG GCAAGTGAACAAGACCAAGATCCACAGCGAGTCCTGAGCACCCTGAATGTCCTCGTGACCCCGGAGCTGTTGGAGACAGGTGTTGAATGCACGGCCTCCAACGACCTGGGCAAAAACACCAGCGTCCTCTTCCTGGAGCTGG ACTCCAACACAACCACTGGCCTCAGCACTTCCACTGCCAGTCCTCATACCAGAGCCAACAGCACCTCCACAG AGAGAAAGCTGCCGGAGCCGGAGAGCCGGGGCGTGGTCATCGTGGCTGTGATTGTGTGCATCCTGGTCCTGGCGGTGCTGGGCGCTGTCCTCTATTTCCTCTATAAGAAGGGCAAGCTGCCGTGCAGGCGCTCAGGCAAGCAGGAGAT cacgCTGCCCCCGTCTCGTAAGAGCGAATTTGTAGTTGAAGTTAAGTCAGATAAGCTCCCAGAAGAGATGGGCCTCCTGCAGGGCAGCAGCGGTGACAAGAGGGCTCCGGGAGACCAG GGAGAGAAATACATCGATCTGAGGCATTAG
- the MCAM gene encoding cell surface glycoprotein MUC18 isoform X4, whose protein sequence is MGLPRLVCAFLLAACCCCPRVAGVPGEAEQPAPELVEVEVGSTALLKCGLSQSQGNLSHVDWFSVHKEKRTLIFRVRQGQGQSEPGEYEQRLSLQDRGATLALTQVTPQDERIFLCQGKRPRSQEYRIRLRVYKAPEEPNIQVNPLGIPVNSKEPEEVATCVGRNGYPIPQVIWYKNGRPLKEEKNRVHIQSSQTVESSGLYTLQSILKAQLVKEDKDAQFYCELNYRLPSGNHMKESREVTVPVFYPTEKVWLEVEPVGMLKEGDRVEIRCLADGNPPPHFSISKQNPSTREAEEETTNDNGVLVLEPARKEHSGRYECQGLDLDTMISLLSEPQELLVNYVSDVRVSPAAPEREEGGSLTLTCEAESSQDLEFQWLREETGQVLERGPVLQLHDLKREAGGGYRCVASVPSIPGLNRTQLVNVAIFGPPWMAFKERKVRVKENMVLNLSCEASGHPRPTISWNVNGTASEQDQDPQRVLSTLNVLVTPELLETGVECTASNDLGKNTSVLFLELVNLTTLTPDSNTTTGLSTSTASPHTRANSTSTERKLPEPESRGVVIVAVIVCILVLAVLGAVLYFLYKKGKLPCRRSGKQEMERNTSI, encoded by the exons ATggggcttcccaggctggtctgcgcCTTCTTGCTCGCCGCCTGCTGCTGCTGTCCTCGCGTCgcgg GTGTGCCCGGAGAGGCTGAGCAGCCTGCGCCTGAGCTGGTGGAGGTGGAAGTGGGCAGCACAGCCCTTCTGAAGTGCGGCCTCTCCCAGTCCCAAGGCAACCTCAGCCATGTCGACTGGTTTTCT GTCCACAAGGAGAAGCGGACGCTCATCTTCCGTGTgcgccagggccagggccagagcGAACCTGGGGAGTACGAGCAGCGGCTCAGCCTCCAGGACAGAGGGGCTACTCTGGCCCTGACTCAAGTCACCCCCCAAGACGAGCGCATCTTCTTGTGCCAGGGCAAGCGCCCTCGGTCCCAGGAGTACCGCATCCGGCTCCGCGTCTACA AAGCTCCGGAGGAGCCAAACATCCAGGTCAACCCCCTGGGCATCCCTGTGAACAGTAAGGAGCCTGAGGAG GTCGCTACCTGTGTAGGGAGGAACGGGTACCCCATTCCTCAAGTCATCTGGTACAAGAATGGCCGGCCTCTGAAGGAGGAGAAGAACC GGGTCCACATTCAGTCGTCCCAGACTGTGGAGTCGAGTGGTTTGTACACCTTGCAGAGTATTCTGAAGGCACAGCTGGTTAaagaagacaaagatgcccagTTTTACTGTGAGCTCAACTACCGGCTGCCCAGTGGGAACCACATGAAGGAGTCCAGGGAAGTCACCGTCCCTGTTTTCT ACCCGACAGAGAAAGTGTGGTTGGAAGTGGAGCCCGTGGGAATGCTGAAGGAAGGGGACCGCGTGGAAATCAGGTGTTTGGCTGATGGCAACCCTCCACCACACTTCAGCATCAGCAAGCAG AACCCCAgcaccagggaggcagaggaagagacaACCAACGACAATGGGGTCCTGGTGCTGGAGCCTGCCCGGAAGGAACACAGTGGGCGCTATGAATGTCAGGGCCTGGACTTGGACACCATGATATCGCTGCTGAGTGAACCACAGGAACTACTGGTGAACT ATGTGTCTGACGTCCGAGTGAGTCCCGCAGCCCCTGAGAGAGAGGAAGGCGGCAGCCTCACCCTGACCTGTGAGGCAGAGAGTAGCCAGGACCTCGAGTTCCAGTGGCTGAGAGAAGAG ACAGGCCAGGTGCTGGAAAGGGGGCCTGTGCTTCAGTTGCATGACCTGAAGCGGGAGGCAGGAGGCGGCTATCGCTGCGTGGCATCTGTGCCCAGCATACCCGGCCTGAACCGCACACAGCTGGTCAACGTGGCCATTTTTG GCCCCCCTTGGATGGCATTCAAGGAGAGGAAGGTGCGGGTGAAAGAGAATATGGTGTTGAATCTGTCTTGTGAAGCGTCAGGGCACCCCCGGCCCACCATCTCCTGGAACGTCAACGGCACG GCAAGTGAACAAGACCAAGATCCACAGCGAGTCCTGAGCACCCTGAATGTCCTCGTGACCCCGGAGCTGTTGGAGACAGGTGTTGAATGCACGGCCTCCAACGACCTGGGCAAAAACACCAGCGTCCTCTTCCTGGAGCTGG tCAATTTAACCACCCTCACACCAGACTCCAACACAACCACTGGCCTCAGCACTTCCACTGCCAGTCCTCATACCAGAGCCAACAGCACCTCCACAG AGAGAAAGCTGCCGGAGCCGGAGAGCCGGGGCGTGGTCATCGTGGCTGTGATTGTGTGCATCCTGGTCCTGGCGGTGCTGGGCGCTGTCCTCTATTTCCTCTATAAGAAGGGCAAGCTGCCGTGCAGGCGCTCAGGCAAGCAGGAGAT GGAGAGAAATACATCGATCTGA
- the LOC134731260 gene encoding uncharacterized protein LOC134731260 isoform X2 — MVVFWGADVNFPEGERCKLPASCYHPPPPSPFIPQVQAGGRGEGRGLGAGAGEPRPRVSPLTAAGPAELQGDRAASPRRRRCHLARGPHSFFNQGHSLIAYPGGSPETPPAAWVFSTLSPRPPQLCHPRLHRFVKGTAGQTESLRGPALGRAWRLELGLPESPRLPARPSTRSRLSIYGEGKLSSRVGSRVKREET, encoded by the exons ATGGTGGTATTCTGGGGAGCGGATGTGAACTTCCCTGAAGGGGAGAGGTGTAAACTCCCAGCATCCTGCTACCACCCTCCGCCCCCATCACCCTTCATTCCCCAGGTGCAGGCTGGgggcagaggagagggaaggggattAGGTGCTGGGGCCGGGGAACCGAGACCCAGGGTGTCACCGCTGACAGCAGCGGGGCCCGCAGAGCTGCAGGGAGACAGAGCCGCCTCCCCGCGGCGCCGACGCTGCCATCTGGCTAGAGGGCCCCACTCTTTCTTTAACCAGGGTCACAGCCTCATTGCCTACCCAGGAGGCAGCCCCGAGACGCCCCCTGCGGCCTGGGTTTTCTCCACCCTGTCCCCGCGCCCACCCCAGCTCTGCCATCCCCGGCTGCACCGCTTTGTAAAGGGGACGGCTGGTCAGACCGAATCACTGCGCGGGCCCGCGCTGGGTCGGGCCTGGAGACTGGAGCTGGGGCTTCCGGAGAGCCCCAGGCTCCCCGCGCGCCCATCCACCCGCAGCCGCCTGAGCATTTATG gTGAGGGGAAACTGAGTTCCAGGGTAGGCTCCAGAGTGAAGAGGGAAGAAACATGA
- the LOC134731260 gene encoding uncharacterized protein LOC134731260 isoform X1 gives MVVFWGADVNFPEGERCKLPASCYHPPPPSPFIPQVQAGGRGEGRGLGAGAGEPRPRVSPLTAAGPAELQGDRAASPRRRRCHLARGPHSFFNQGHSLIAYPGGSPETPPAAWVFSTLSPRPPQLCHPRLHRFVKGTAGQTESLRGPALGRAWRLELGLPESPRLPARPSTRSRLSIYGKGLREEASSSQGSRRNAGSLGTDPAVPGKARLWESHRQPPPQVRGN, from the exons ATGGTGGTATTCTGGGGAGCGGATGTGAACTTCCCTGAAGGGGAGAGGTGTAAACTCCCAGCATCCTGCTACCACCCTCCGCCCCCATCACCCTTCATTCCCCAGGTGCAGGCTGGgggcagaggagagggaaggggattAGGTGCTGGGGCCGGGGAACCGAGACCCAGGGTGTCACCGCTGACAGCAGCGGGGCCCGCAGAGCTGCAGGGAGACAGAGCCGCCTCCCCGCGGCGCCGACGCTGCCATCTGGCTAGAGGGCCCCACTCTTTCTTTAACCAGGGTCACAGCCTCATTGCCTACCCAGGAGGCAGCCCCGAGACGCCCCCTGCGGCCTGGGTTTTCTCCACCCTGTCCCCGCGCCCACCCCAGCTCTGCCATCCCCGGCTGCACCGCTTTGTAAAGGGGACGGCTGGTCAGACCGAATCACTGCGCGGGCCCGCGCTGGGTCGGGCCTGGAGACTGGAGCTGGGGCTTCCGGAGAGCCCCAGGCTCCCCGCGCGCCCATCCACCCGCAGCCGCCTGAGCATTTATG GGAAGGGGCTGAGGGAAGAGGCCAGCAGCTCTCAGGGGAGTCGTCGGAATGCTGGGAGCCTGGGAACAGACCCTGCGGTCCCTGGGAAAGCCAGGCTGTGGGAATCCCACCGTCAGCCCCCTCCCCAG gTGAGGGGAAACTGA